One Paraburkholderia caffeinilytica DNA segment encodes these proteins:
- a CDS encoding MFS transporter has protein sequence MPLALGAFIVPLIVACAMFMENVDGTVIVTSLPVLARDLGQDPITLKLAVTAYVIGLGVFIPICGWVADRFGSRTVFRTAIGIFMAGSLMCAASTSLGTFVVARFVQGIGGAMMVPVGRIIIFRSVPKSDFIRAVNYLTVPALLGPVVGPPLGGFITTYLHWRLIFFVNIPIGLLGIWLANKHIANVREAHPGRLDWTGFVLSASGASLFMLGLSLVGGELVSNTVSVGMCVIGVLLLAAYVLYANRVELPVLDLRLLRIPSFHASVVGGSLFRIGLGAVPFLLPLALQEGLGMTAFKSGSITCASAFGSIFMKAAASRILGRFGFRTVLMFNAGCAGLAIAIYGLFFPGTPHWLIWCVVLFGGFFPSLQFTSLNTLAYADIPSRDVGRATSVASVIQQISLGLGVTIAGIVLQISHNAQGHSAIVFSDFWPAFLVVGLFSFLSIPVTARLPHGAGDEIARGSRGSA, from the coding sequence ATGCCTCTTGCTTTAGGCGCTTTTATCGTTCCACTGATCGTCGCGTGTGCGATGTTCATGGAAAACGTGGACGGCACGGTCATCGTGACGTCGCTGCCCGTTCTGGCGCGCGATCTCGGCCAGGATCCCATCACCCTCAAGCTTGCCGTGACGGCTTACGTCATCGGCCTCGGCGTCTTCATTCCGATTTGCGGCTGGGTCGCCGACCGCTTTGGGTCTCGCACCGTCTTTCGCACCGCGATCGGCATCTTCATGGCCGGCTCGCTGATGTGCGCGGCGTCCACGTCGCTCGGCACCTTCGTGGTCGCGCGCTTCGTGCAAGGCATCGGCGGCGCGATGATGGTGCCGGTGGGACGCATCATCATCTTTCGCTCGGTGCCCAAGTCGGACTTCATTCGCGCGGTCAACTATCTGACGGTGCCCGCGCTGCTCGGGCCGGTAGTCGGGCCGCCGCTGGGCGGCTTCATCACGACGTACCTGCATTGGCGTCTGATTTTCTTCGTCAACATTCCAATCGGCCTGCTGGGCATCTGGCTCGCGAACAAGCACATCGCCAACGTGCGTGAAGCGCATCCCGGCCGGCTCGACTGGACCGGCTTCGTGTTGTCGGCGAGCGGGGCGTCGCTGTTCATGCTGGGACTCTCGCTGGTGGGGGGCGAACTGGTGTCGAACACGGTGTCGGTCGGCATGTGCGTGATCGGCGTGCTGCTGCTGGCGGCGTACGTGCTGTACGCGAACCGCGTCGAATTGCCGGTGCTCGATCTGCGGCTGTTGCGCATTCCGAGTTTTCACGCGAGCGTGGTGGGCGGCTCGCTGTTCCGCATTGGCCTCGGCGCGGTGCCGTTTCTATTGCCGCTTGCGTTGCAGGAAGGTTTGGGCATGACGGCGTTCAAGTCGGGATCGATCACCTGCGCGTCCGCGTTCGGCTCGATCTTCATGAAGGCGGCCGCGTCGCGCATTCTCGGCCGGTTCGGTTTTCGCACGGTGCTGATGTTCAATGCCGGTTGCGCGGGTCTGGCGATTGCGATCTACGGCTTGTTCTTTCCCGGCACGCCGCATTGGCTGATCTGGTGTGTGGTGCTGTTCGGCGGCTTCTTCCCATCGTTGCAATTCACTTCGTTGAATACCTTGGCCTATGCGGATATTCCGAGCCGCGACGTCGGCCGCGCGACGAGCGTGGCGAGCGTGATCCAGCAGATTTCGTTGGGACTCGGCGTGACGATTGCCGGCATCGTGCTGCAAATCTCGCATAACGCGCAGGGTCATTCCGCTATCGTGTTCTCCGACTTCTGGCCGGCGTTCCTCGTGGTCGGCCTGTTTTCGTTCCTGTCGATTCCGGTGACCGCGCGCCTGCCGCATGGTGCCGGCGATGAAATCGCACGCGGCAGCCGCGGGAGCGCCTGA
- a CDS encoding VOC family protein, with amino-acid sequence MNSPATSGTAAASASSSAASAPTDSTEPTGPRIESLSAITLATRDMPRAVLFYEALGFPLRFGGSQEAFTSFAFGGSYLNLIVDTRAPVNWWGRVIMYVSDVDALYRKALAAGLKPSLEPSDAPWGERYFHITDPDGHELSFAKPLR; translated from the coding sequence ATGAACTCACCCGCCACGTCAGGCACAGCCGCAGCCTCCGCCTCGTCGAGTGCAGCGAGCGCGCCGACCGACTCGACAGAGCCAACCGGGCCGCGCATCGAGTCCCTCAGCGCCATCACGCTCGCCACCCGCGATATGCCGCGCGCCGTGCTGTTTTACGAAGCGCTCGGTTTTCCGCTCAGATTCGGCGGTTCGCAGGAAGCATTTACCTCGTTTGCATTCGGCGGTTCGTACCTGAATCTGATCGTCGATACGCGCGCGCCAGTCAACTGGTGGGGCCGCGTGATCATGTATGTCTCGGACGTCGACGCGCTCTACCGGAAGGCGCTGGCGGCGGGATTGAAACCGTCGCTCGAACCGTCCGATGCGCCGTGGGGCGAGCGCTATTTCCACATTACCGATCCCGACGGCCACGAACTCAGCTTCGCGAAGCCATTGCGTTAG
- the ggt gene encoding gamma-glutamyltransferase, protein MKLFHNAKPSVSGLALVALISVSSGFLEVTPAFAKAPAKAQPAILTASAIAVADKYSADAAEQIFKEGGNAVDAAVAIAFTLAVTYPEAGNIGGGGFMTLYVDGKPYFLDYRERAPLAATKSMYLDDKGEVIKGMSLSGYRAVGVPGTVDGMWQAQRRFGKLKWKQVIAPAIHYARDGFEVSEQLQQRRDDAAKDFAGKTNFDTYFGNLKQGVNFKQPDLAAVLQRISDQGAKDFYSGKTADLIAASMRGHGLITKADLQQYKAVWREPIQADWNGYRVITAPPPSSGGIGLVQLLKMKADIAPDFKDVKLNSAQYVHLIAEIEKRVFADRAQYLGDPDFYKVPVAQLTDDAYIARRAAEVNPNSPTDTKSIQAGLGTSMPEKAETTHFSVIDKWGNAVSNTYTINGYFGSGVVADRTGIVLNDEMDDFSAKPGVANQFGVVGSDANSIDPKKRPLSSMSPTILTRDGKVSLVIGTPGGSRIFTSIFQVINNVYDFNMPLQEAVGAMRFHHQLLPPNTIFWEPYKPIDGELAKQIEAKGYNLKGQDFSGDIQAIKVNGDTPEAAADPRGRGVTRVIQ, encoded by the coding sequence ATGAAGTTGTTTCACAACGCCAAGCCGTCCGTTAGCGGACTTGCGCTGGTCGCACTCATCTCTGTTTCAAGCGGTTTTCTCGAAGTCACGCCGGCCTTTGCCAAAGCACCCGCGAAAGCGCAGCCGGCGATTCTCACGGCGTCCGCCATTGCGGTCGCCGACAAGTACAGCGCCGACGCCGCAGAACAGATTTTCAAGGAAGGCGGTAATGCGGTCGACGCGGCAGTCGCGATTGCCTTCACGCTTGCCGTGACGTATCCGGAAGCGGGCAATATCGGCGGCGGCGGGTTCATGACGCTGTATGTCGACGGCAAGCCGTACTTCCTCGACTATCGCGAGCGTGCCCCGCTGGCCGCGACGAAGAGCATGTACCTCGACGACAAGGGTGAAGTCATCAAGGGCATGAGCCTGTCCGGTTATCGCGCAGTGGGTGTACCGGGCACCGTCGACGGCATGTGGCAAGCGCAGCGCCGCTTCGGCAAACTCAAATGGAAGCAGGTGATCGCACCGGCAATTCACTACGCGCGCGACGGCTTCGAGGTCAGCGAGCAATTGCAGCAACGCCGCGACGACGCCGCGAAAGACTTTGCCGGCAAGACCAACTTCGACACCTACTTCGGCAACCTGAAGCAGGGCGTCAACTTCAAGCAACCGGATCTCGCCGCCGTGCTGCAGCGCATCTCGGATCAGGGAGCGAAAGACTTCTATTCGGGCAAGACGGCTGATCTGATTGCAGCGTCCATGCGCGGTCACGGTCTGATTACGAAGGCCGATCTGCAGCAGTACAAGGCGGTGTGGCGTGAGCCGATCCAGGCGGACTGGAACGGCTATCGCGTGATTACCGCGCCGCCTCCCAGCTCGGGCGGCATCGGTCTCGTGCAGTTGCTGAAGATGAAGGCCGACATTGCGCCCGACTTCAAGGACGTCAAGCTCAATTCCGCGCAGTACGTGCACCTGATTGCTGAAATCGAGAAGCGCGTGTTCGCCGATCGTGCGCAGTATCTCGGCGATCCGGACTTCTACAAGGTGCCGGTCGCGCAACTGACCGACGATGCGTATATCGCCAGGCGTGCCGCTGAAGTCAATCCGAACTCGCCTACCGATACGAAGAGCATTCAGGCCGGTCTCGGCACGTCGATGCCGGAGAAAGCGGAAACCACGCACTTCTCGGTGATCGACAAGTGGGGTAATGCCGTGTCGAACACGTACACCATCAACGGCTACTTCGGCTCGGGCGTGGTGGCCGATCGCACAGGTATCGTGCTGAACGACGAGATGGACGATTTCTCCGCGAAGCCGGGCGTTGCGAACCAGTTTGGCGTGGTGGGCAGCGACGCGAATTCGATCGATCCGAAAAAGCGCCCGTTGTCCTCGATGAGCCCGACGATTCTGACGAGAGACGGCAAGGTGTCGCTCGTGATCGGCACGCCGGGCGGCTCGCGCATCTTCACGTCGATCTTCCAGGTGATCAACAACGTCTACGACTTCAACATGCCGTTGCAGGAAGCTGTGGGCGCGATGCGTTTCCATCACCAGCTGTTGCCGCCGAACACGATTTTCTGGGAGCCGTACAAGCCGATCGACGGCGAGCTCGCCAAGCAGATCGAAGCCAAGGGCTACAACCTGAAGGGGCAGGATTTCAGCGGCGACATCCAGGCGATCAAGGTGAATGGCGATACGCCGGAAGCCGCAGCCGATCCGCGCGGTCGTGGTGTGACGCGAGTGATCCAGTAA
- a CDS encoding VTT domain-containing protein encodes MVEFPSSAVSTWGGVFVFVNVLLTRLGLPIPAVPVLLLAGSAIAAGTLSFWTILFAAVLGALIGDGTWFAAGRIYGRKLIAALGRISPAVDSRVDKARSLFERFGVALVSISKFVPGLGLITPPLMGTTAVDSRIYAMWDLAGASMWATFWLLGGAAAERQLHMLLAFVKARGGTVVDVLLAAALAYLLYRLQQRRRERRRFADAASATALHATPGGWRRITPPKILDARPSASADEAPRPIPGVQALDPHSPEQIDGALLVHDTVIYCICPDSATAVEISQRMRLSGYTRIRALRGGLDAWQRRGFPVEPLEQVDAPVARKRPPKQYGEVPGTVTLRGFAPRRS; translated from the coding sequence TTGGTAGAGTTTCCGTCGTCAGCAGTGTCGACCTGGGGCGGCGTGTTCGTTTTTGTGAACGTCCTGTTGACACGGCTCGGCCTGCCGATCCCCGCTGTCCCCGTGCTGCTCCTCGCGGGCTCGGCGATTGCCGCCGGCACATTGTCTTTCTGGACAATCCTGTTCGCCGCCGTGCTTGGCGCGCTTATCGGCGACGGTACATGGTTCGCCGCCGGCCGCATCTATGGCCGCAAACTGATCGCCGCGCTCGGCCGCATCTCGCCAGCCGTCGATTCCAGAGTCGACAAGGCCCGCTCGCTATTCGAGCGTTTCGGCGTGGCGCTCGTCTCGATCTCGAAGTTCGTCCCCGGACTCGGGCTCATCACTCCGCCGCTCATGGGCACGACCGCAGTGGACAGCCGCATCTACGCCATGTGGGACCTCGCCGGCGCGTCGATGTGGGCCACCTTCTGGCTACTCGGCGGCGCCGCGGCGGAAAGACAGTTGCATATGCTGCTCGCGTTCGTCAAAGCGCGTGGCGGCACGGTAGTCGACGTCCTGCTGGCGGCGGCGTTGGCCTATCTGCTGTACCGCCTGCAGCAGCGACGCCGCGAACGACGCCGTTTCGCGGATGCGGCCTCCGCGACTGCGTTGCATGCGACACCCGGTGGATGGCGCCGCATCACGCCGCCCAAAATCCTGGATGCCCGCCCATCCGCATCGGCTGACGAAGCGCCGCGACCCATTCCCGGTGTGCAGGCGCTCGACCCGCACTCGCCTGAGCAGATCGATGGCGCGCTGCTCGTCCATGACACGGTGATTTACTGCATTTGCCCTGACAGCGCGACCGCGGTCGAGATCTCGCAACGGATGCGCCTGAGCGGCTACACGCGGATTCGCGCACTGAGGGGCGGCCTCGACGCCTGGCAAAGGCGCGGGTTCCCCGTCGAACCGCTCGAGCAAGTGGACGCCCCGGTCGCCCGAAAACGCCCACCCAAGCAGTACGGTGAAGTACCTGGCACGGTGACGCTGCGCGGGTTCGCTCCCCGGCGCAGCTAA
- a CDS encoding inorganic phosphate transporter: protein MPELSYPQPGAASGKGRSIGLIVFLVVIAIGAAYCAMHLADDLQPVREASFLPYLLLGIALVIALGFEFVNGFHDTANAVATVIYTHSLAPNIAVVWSGGWNFLGVLTSTGAVAFGILQLLPVELILQVGSSAGFAMVFALLIAAIIWNLGTWYFGLPSSSSHTLIGSIIGVGLMNQMLHGANGTSGVDWNQALGVGKSLLFSPLVGFLAAGLLLLILKAVVRVPALYAEPKGKEPPPFWIRSLLILTCTGVSFAHGSNDGQKGMGLIMLILIGTVPTAYALNKAVTPAETQTYLAVAHQASATLAKYTQGAAPSANPRADVEAYVRTRQLTPATLPALVQLTDLIGKQVGESGSISSVPQDIVDNVRNNMYVTSEAIRLMAKAKQPAFAPADAKAIDNFRAQTDHATKFIPTWVKVAVAIALGLGTMVGWKRIVVTVGEKIGKQHLTYGQGASAEVVAMLTIGAADMYGLPVSTTHVLSSGVAGTMAANGSGLQWGTVRSLILAWVLTLPVSIALAGGLYWLFRMVF from the coding sequence ATGCCGGAACTTTCGTACCCACAACCGGGCGCTGCAAGTGGAAAGGGGCGCAGTATCGGCCTGATCGTCTTCCTCGTTGTGATTGCGATCGGCGCTGCTTATTGCGCCATGCATCTGGCCGACGATTTGCAACCGGTTCGCGAAGCGTCGTTTTTGCCCTACCTGCTGCTCGGCATTGCGCTCGTGATCGCGCTCGGCTTCGAATTCGTCAACGGCTTTCATGACACGGCCAACGCAGTCGCCACGGTGATCTATACGCATTCGCTCGCACCGAACATCGCGGTGGTCTGGTCCGGGGGATGGAATTTCCTCGGCGTGCTTACTTCAACGGGCGCGGTCGCGTTCGGCATTCTGCAGCTCCTGCCCGTCGAACTGATTCTGCAAGTGGGCAGCAGCGCGGGCTTCGCAATGGTCTTCGCCCTGTTGATCGCGGCGATCATCTGGAATCTGGGCACCTGGTATTTCGGGTTGCCGTCGTCGAGCTCGCATACGCTGATCGGCTCGATCATCGGCGTCGGTCTGATGAATCAGATGTTGCACGGCGCCAACGGTACGAGCGGCGTGGACTGGAATCAGGCGCTCGGCGTCGGCAAATCGCTGCTGTTTTCGCCGCTGGTCGGTTTTCTCGCCGCCGGCTTGCTGCTGCTGATCCTGAAGGCGGTGGTGCGGGTCCCCGCGTTGTATGCCGAGCCTAAAGGCAAGGAACCGCCGCCGTTCTGGATTCGCAGCCTGCTGATTCTGACCTGCACGGGCGTTTCGTTCGCGCACGGCTCGAACGACGGGCAGAAAGGCATGGGGCTCATCATGCTGATCCTGATCGGCACGGTGCCGACGGCCTATGCGCTGAACAAGGCGGTCACGCCGGCGGAAACGCAGACCTACCTCGCGGTCGCCCATCAGGCTTCGGCCACGCTTGCCAAGTACACCCAGGGCGCGGCGCCGTCAGCCAATCCGCGCGCCGATGTCGAAGCGTACGTGCGCACGCGTCAATTGACGCCCGCCACCTTGCCGGCCCTGGTGCAACTGACCGATCTGATCGGCAAGCAGGTCGGCGAGTCCGGATCGATCTCATCCGTGCCGCAAGACATCGTCGATAACGTGCGCAACAACATGTACGTCACGTCCGAAGCAATCCGGCTGATGGCGAAGGCCAAGCAGCCGGCCTTCGCGCCGGCGGACGCCAAGGCGATCGACAACTTCAGGGCGCAAACCGATCACGCCACCAAGTTCATTCCGACGTGGGTGAAGGTCGCCGTGGCCATCGCCCTGGGTCTCGGCACAATGGTCGGATGGAAGCGCATCGTGGTCACCGTTGGCGAGAAGATCGGCAAGCAGCATCTGACCTACGGACAGGGCGCGTCGGCGGAAGTGGTGGCGATGCTGACGATCGGCGCGGCCGACATGTACGGCTTGCCGGTCTCGACGACGCACGTGCTGTCCTCAGGCGTGGCCGGCACCATGGCGGCCAACGGTTCCGGCTTGCAATGGGGCACCGTGCGCAGCCTGATCCTCGCGTGGGTGCTGACGCTGCCGGTCTCGATCGCGCTGGCCGGAGGCTTGTACTGGCTGTTCCGGATGGTGTTCTGA
- a CDS encoding S1C family serine protease gives MGSRPRFIDHLSRAASDAPGSDPHNALSDDALLDTYSRTVIGALERVQQAVAFIAVERRLPGAPSGRDSRGARGGTGSGFLFTPDGYLLTNSHVVHGATHITVTLADGAKFDADLVGDDPGSDLAVLRIGSPEPLPHVELGESSKLRVGQIAIAVGNPLGLAQTVTTGVVSALGRSLRSNSGRMIYDVIQTDAALNPGNSGGPLINSAGQVIGVNTAIIPGAQAICFATAIDTAKWVIMQIFAHGRVRRAYIGVAGTTRPLSRRMQRYFGLSSESGVHVMEIVKGSPAALGGLRTDDTIVAIDALAVQDVDSLQRTLDVSRIDKPVNMTVLRGAQRLELTLTPVEQTS, from the coding sequence ATGGGAAGCCGTCCACGCTTCATCGATCACCTGTCGCGCGCCGCATCCGACGCCCCCGGGTCCGATCCACATAACGCTCTATCCGACGACGCCCTGCTCGACACCTATTCCCGCACCGTGATCGGCGCGCTGGAACGCGTTCAGCAGGCGGTCGCCTTCATTGCCGTCGAACGCCGGCTGCCCGGCGCGCCTTCCGGGCGCGACAGCCGCGGCGCGCGCGGCGGCACCGGTTCGGGTTTTCTGTTCACGCCCGACGGCTATCTGCTCACCAACAGCCACGTCGTGCACGGCGCCACGCATATCACGGTGACGCTCGCCGACGGCGCGAAATTCGACGCCGATCTGGTCGGCGACGACCCGGGCAGCGATCTGGCCGTCCTGCGCATCGGCTCGCCGGAGCCGTTGCCGCACGTCGAACTCGGCGAATCGTCGAAGCTGCGGGTTGGCCAGATCGCCATCGCGGTCGGCAATCCGCTCGGCCTCGCGCAAACCGTGACGACCGGCGTGGTCTCGGCACTCGGCCGCTCGCTGCGCTCGAATTCGGGCCGCATGATCTACGACGTGATCCAGACGGACGCCGCGCTCAATCCCGGCAATTCGGGCGGCCCGCTGATCAATTCGGCTGGTCAGGTGATCGGCGTGAACACCGCGATCATTCCCGGCGCGCAGGCGATCTGCTTCGCCACCGCGATCGATACGGCCAAGTGGGTCATCATGCAGATCTTCGCGCACGGCCGCGTGCGGCGCGCATACATCGGCGTGGCGGGCACCACGAGACCGCTATCGCGCCGCATGCAGCGCTATTTCGGCCTGAGTTCGGAGAGCGGCGTGCATGTCATGGAAATCGTCAAAGGCAGCCCGGCCGCGCTTGGCGGTCTGCGTACCGACGATACGATCGTCGCGATCGATGCGCTTGCCGTCCAAGACGTCGATAGCCTGCAACGCACGCTCGATGTGTCGCGTATCGACAAGCCGGTCAACATGACCGTGCTGCGTGGCGCGCAACGGCTCGAATTGACCTTGACGCCCGTCGAGCAGACAAGCTGA
- the ppk2 gene encoding polyphosphate kinase 2, whose protein sequence is MKELDPRPEAEVMAERQRRFEEDLIDAYDEELEMEVDDRIIDGADGFTPEHREARKMYFRELFRLQGELVKLQDWIVQTGHRLVVIFEGRDAAGKGGAIKRITQRLNPRVCRVAALPAPNNRERTQWYFQRYVSHLPAGGEMVLFDRSWYNRAGVERVMNFCSDDEYEEFFRSVPEFEKMLVRSGVQILKYWFSITDEEQEIRFQNRIHDPLKQWKLSPMDLESRRRWEAYTQAKEVMLQRSHIPEAPWWVVQAVDKKRARLNCIHHLLSQVPYHEVEHSRVELPARVHHDEYSRQPVPSEMIVPEVY, encoded by the coding sequence ATGAAAGAGCTGGATCCGAGACCCGAGGCCGAAGTCATGGCAGAACGGCAACGCCGTTTCGAGGAGGACCTCATCGATGCGTACGACGAGGAACTCGAAATGGAGGTCGACGACCGTATCATCGACGGCGCGGACGGCTTCACGCCCGAGCATCGCGAGGCGCGCAAGATGTACTTCCGCGAGTTGTTCCGTTTGCAGGGCGAGCTTGTCAAACTGCAGGACTGGATCGTGCAGACCGGCCATCGGCTCGTGGTGATTTTCGAAGGACGCGACGCGGCCGGCAAGGGCGGCGCGATCAAGCGCATCACGCAGCGGCTCAACCCGCGCGTGTGCCGCGTGGCGGCGTTGCCGGCGCCGAACAATCGTGAACGCACGCAATGGTATTTCCAGCGTTACGTGTCGCATCTGCCGGCCGGCGGCGAAATGGTGCTGTTCGACCGCAGCTGGTACAACCGCGCGGGCGTGGAACGTGTGATGAATTTTTGCAGCGACGACGAGTACGAAGAGTTTTTCCGCTCGGTGCCGGAATTCGAAAAGATGCTGGTGCGCAGCGGTGTGCAGATTCTCAAATACTGGTTTTCGATCACGGACGAAGAACAGGAAATCCGCTTTCAGAACCGCATCCACGATCCGCTGAAGCAGTGGAAGCTGAGTCCAATGGATCTGGAAAGCCGGCGCCGCTGGGAAGCCTATACGCAGGCGAAAGAAGTCATGCTGCAGCGTTCCCACATTCCCGAGGCGCCGTGGTGGGTCGTGCAGGCCGTCGACAAGAAGCGCGCGCGCCTGAACTGCATTCACCATCTGCTGAGCCAGGTGCCGTATCACGAGGTCGAGCATTCGCGCGTCGAGTTGCCCGCCCGGGTCCATCACGACGAATACAGCCGCCAACCGGTGCCGTCGGAGATGATCGTGCCCGAAGTGTATTGA
- the folE gene encoding GTP cyclohydrolase I FolE: MASSKAKKTKPGAAAERPSREEAEAAVRVLLRWAGDNPEREGLIDTPSRVVRSYEEFYAGYQIDPREILARTFSEVDGYDEMIVLKDIRFESYCEHHMVPIIGRAHVAYLPGHRVVGISKLARLVDAFAKRLQIQEKMTVQIADTLNDVLQPAGVGVILEAAHQCMSTRGVHKAGVTMVTSRMLGTFRTDPSTRREFLSIVGNPGVVAIPNT; the protein is encoded by the coding sequence ATGGCCAGCAGCAAAGCAAAGAAAACCAAACCCGGGGCCGCGGCGGAGCGCCCCAGCCGCGAAGAAGCTGAAGCAGCGGTACGCGTGCTGCTGCGTTGGGCCGGCGACAATCCCGAGCGCGAAGGCCTGATCGATACGCCATCTCGCGTGGTGCGCTCCTATGAGGAGTTCTACGCGGGTTATCAGATCGATCCGCGCGAGATCCTCGCCCGCACCTTTTCCGAAGTGGACGGCTACGACGAAATGATCGTGCTGAAAGATATCCGCTTCGAAAGTTATTGCGAACACCACATGGTGCCGATCATCGGGCGGGCGCACGTTGCGTATCTTCCTGGGCATCGGGTGGTCGGCATTTCGAAGCTGGCGCGCCTCGTCGATGCGTTCGCCAAGCGTCTGCAGATCCAGGAAAAGATGACCGTGCAGATCGCCGATACGCTGAACGACGTGCTGCAACCGGCAGGCGTCGGCGTGATTCTCGAAGCCGCGCATCAGTGCATGTCCACCCGGGGCGTGCACAAGGCCGGTGTCACGATGGTCACCTCGCGCATGCTGGGTACGTTCCGCACCGATCCGTCGACGCGCCGCGAGTTTTTGTCGATCGTGGGCAATCCGGGCGTGGTGGCCATTCCCAATACTTAA
- a CDS encoding DMT family transporter: MNSRYIGYLFCALAMIGVGSTVVVSKSIASGLPPFSATALRFAIAFPLFALVMRWRGVRWPRLDRHDTLLVIAQAGAGSVGYTVLLISGMKLASAADAGVIAGTLPAVSAVVAMLALGERPAPALIGAIGLATLGVLVCTVRVDDFTAPHAASSLAGNALVFAAIVCEALFILLNRKLHSTVAPLPLSALMCGIGFAVALVPACFERPWSMPFNADAMTGVLYYALVPTVAGFVLWYAGAARISGAEAGLMTALVPVSAVALAAVVLRESVSAAQLAGVACVLGAVLLATFGQMRTAPGTA, translated from the coding sequence ATGAACTCACGGTACATCGGATACCTGTTTTGCGCGCTGGCGATGATCGGAGTCGGCAGCACGGTTGTCGTCAGCAAATCGATTGCAAGCGGATTGCCGCCGTTCAGCGCGACCGCATTGCGTTTTGCCATCGCGTTTCCCCTGTTTGCGCTGGTGATGCGCTGGCGTGGCGTGCGCTGGCCACGTCTCGACCGGCACGATACGTTGCTCGTGATCGCCCAGGCGGGGGCGGGCAGCGTCGGCTATACGGTGTTGCTCATCAGTGGCATGAAGCTCGCCTCGGCCGCCGATGCAGGCGTGATTGCCGGCACCCTGCCGGCGGTGTCGGCCGTGGTCGCCATGCTCGCGCTGGGTGAGCGCCCCGCGCCCGCGTTGATCGGGGCGATCGGCCTCGCCACGCTGGGCGTGCTGGTGTGCACCGTGCGCGTCGACGATTTCACCGCGCCGCATGCGGCCAGCTCGCTGGCGGGCAACGCGCTGGTGTTCGCGGCGATCGTCTGCGAGGCGCTCTTTATCCTGCTCAATCGCAAGTTGCACTCGACGGTTGCGCCGCTGCCGCTATCGGCGTTGATGTGCGGTATCGGTTTCGCGGTGGCGCTCGTGCCGGCATGTTTCGAGAGACCCTGGAGTATGCCGTTCAATGCGGACGCCATGACCGGTGTGCTGTACTACGCGCTTGTGCCGACCGTGGCGGGTTTCGTTCTCTGGTATGCGGGGGCTGCGCGCATCAGCGGCGCGGAAGCCGGGCTCATGACCGCGCTCGTGCCGGTGAGCGCGGTGGCGTTGGCCGCTGTCGTGTTGCGGGAGTCTGTGAGTGCGGCGCAACTTGCGGGTGTTGCATGCGTGCTTGGCGCCGTGTTGCTGGCCACCTTCGGCCAGATGCGTACCGCGCCCGGCACGGCGTGA
- a CDS encoding CHAD domain-containing protein, protein MKRASRKIDKQAADSKPAGADAQPSAEAAFASYAAPLVDEAIEHADAVREDASPEALHKLRVSLRRLRSLWWAFEPLLDKGENTRQRALYKYLATAAGKTRDWDILIELIAQNERIAHEMAPKLQAARGGALATSRETLSNADVKHLLQDALTSANKELNMAHERVPLQKFVDRRVAVSERSLNKRIKRASHAKRSNYTAFHDVRKAGKKVRYLLEFFEPVLSGSHKRILKRLKQIQKRFGTLNDIVASEMLLRDNASLLAGSSDTDAALDWFRKERKRRMRAAAGLLRKL, encoded by the coding sequence ATGAAGCGAGCGAGCCGGAAAATCGACAAACAGGCTGCGGACAGCAAGCCGGCCGGCGCGGACGCGCAACCGTCGGCGGAGGCGGCCTTTGCGTCGTACGCCGCGCCTCTCGTCGATGAGGCGATCGAACACGCCGACGCGGTGCGCGAAGACGCGTCGCCGGAAGCGCTGCACAAATTGCGCGTCTCGCTGCGGCGGTTGCGCTCGTTGTGGTGGGCGTTCGAACCCTTGCTGGACAAAGGTGAGAACACGCGCCAGCGGGCGCTGTATAAATATCTGGCGACGGCAGCCGGCAAGACGCGCGATTGGGACATTCTGATCGAACTGATCGCACAGAACGAGCGCATTGCGCACGAGATGGCGCCGAAGCTCCAGGCGGCGCGCGGCGGCGCGCTGGCAACGAGCCGTGAAACGCTGTCGAACGCGGACGTCAAGCATCTGCTGCAAGACGCACTGACCAGCGCCAACAAGGAATTGAACATGGCCCATGAGCGCGTGCCGCTGCAAAAATTCGTCGACAGACGCGTGGCCGTTTCCGAACGTTCGCTGAATAAACGCATAAAACGCGCGTCGCACGCGAAGCGCTCCAACTACACCGCATTTCACGACGTCAGGAAGGCGGGAAAAAAAGTGCGTTATCTGCTCGAGTTTTTCGAGCCGGTTCTCAGCGGCAGCCACAAACGTATCCTGAAGCGGTTAAAGCAGATTCAGAAGCGTTTCGGTACGCTGAACGATATTGTCGCGAGCGAGATGCTGCTGCGCGACAATGCGAGCTTGCTGGCCGGGTCCAGCGATACGGATGCAGCGCTGGATTGGTTCAGGAAGGAGCGCAAGCGCCGGATGCGCGCGGCGGCGGGACTGTTGCGCAAACTGTGA